One Roseimaritima multifibrata DNA window includes the following coding sequences:
- a CDS encoding ATP-dependent Clp protease adaptor ClpS, with translation MKESQAAVLEPPAEREQQSRRQRTAPKRQPRYNVILWDDTDHSYDYVIMMLRELFGHPRERGMQMAKEVDSSGRVICMTTTMELAELKRDQIHAYGADGGVTRCKGSMSASIEPVPE, from the coding sequence ATCTCAAGCCGCTGTATTGGAACCACCCGCCGAGCGAGAACAACAGTCTCGCCGTCAGCGTACGGCTCCTAAACGGCAACCTCGGTATAATGTGATCCTGTGGGATGATACCGATCATTCCTATGACTACGTAATCATGATGTTACGTGAGCTGTTTGGGCACCCTCGCGAACGAGGGATGCAAATGGCCAAAGAAGTCGATTCCTCCGGGCGTGTGATTTGCATGACCACGACGATGGAATTGGCCGAATTGAAGAGAGACCAGATCCACGCTTATGGAGCGGACGGTGGTGTGACTCGCTGCAAAGGCAGTATGAGTGCATCCATCGAGCCGGTTCCTGAATAA
- the mtaB gene encoding tRNA (N(6)-L-threonylcarbamoyladenosine(37)-C(2))-methylthiotransferase MtaB codes for MRTVTLGCKVNQYETELVRQGLSRIGFDDAEGDEQADVCIVNTCTVTSEGDSKSRQMIRRLARRNPDSRIVVMGCYATRAPEEVASLPNVVDVVTDKRELPDLMTRFGVVDVPTGLDGFSGRQRAYVKVQDGCLLRCSYCIIPMVRPELTSRPKQHIVEEVQRLVQAGHHEVVLTGIHLGHYGVDWNRDKPKEEWVRLAHLVRELAELPGNFRIRLSSIEATEVTRELIEVMTDYPERIAPHMHVCLQSGSDSVLRRMRRRWGTRMFLDRCQMLQDALDQPALTTDVIVGFPGETDEEFEQTLETCRKARFSKVHVFPYSQRRGTPAAEMEDQVDKEVQAERVQRLLALEADLRQDYFKSLHGRTVQAIVESTRGLTGIGQVEDNEWVMRGTSCRFAPVEFFASQPVQRGTLVNLKVVDATSEKLVGLPV; via the coding sequence ATGCGAACCGTGACCTTGGGGTGCAAGGTCAACCAGTACGAAACCGAACTTGTTCGTCAAGGCTTAAGCCGCATCGGATTCGATGATGCGGAGGGTGATGAACAGGCGGATGTCTGTATCGTGAATACCTGCACGGTCACGTCCGAGGGGGATTCTAAAAGCCGGCAAATGATTCGCCGATTGGCCAGAAGGAATCCGGATTCTCGCATCGTCGTCATGGGCTGCTACGCAACCCGGGCCCCTGAGGAGGTCGCCAGCCTTCCTAACGTAGTCGACGTGGTCACCGATAAACGCGAGTTGCCAGATTTGATGACTCGCTTTGGCGTCGTTGACGTTCCCACGGGGCTGGACGGTTTTTCCGGTCGCCAGCGAGCGTACGTGAAGGTTCAGGATGGCTGCCTGCTTCGCTGCAGTTACTGCATTATCCCGATGGTTCGCCCCGAACTGACCAGTCGGCCCAAGCAGCACATCGTCGAAGAAGTTCAGCGATTGGTTCAGGCGGGGCATCACGAAGTCGTTCTGACGGGGATTCACCTTGGTCATTACGGCGTCGATTGGAATCGAGACAAACCCAAGGAAGAGTGGGTTCGCTTGGCGCATCTGGTCCGCGAATTAGCCGAACTGCCTGGCAATTTTCGGATTCGCCTAAGCAGTATCGAAGCGACGGAAGTGACTCGCGAACTGATCGAAGTCATGACCGATTATCCCGAGCGGATCGCGCCCCACATGCACGTCTGTTTGCAAAGCGGGAGTGATTCCGTCCTGCGGCGCATGCGTCGTCGTTGGGGGACGCGAATGTTCTTGGATCGTTGCCAGATGTTGCAGGACGCGCTGGATCAGCCCGCGCTGACAACCGATGTGATCGTCGGCTTCCCCGGGGAAACGGACGAGGAGTTTGAGCAGACGTTGGAAACATGTCGCAAGGCTCGGTTCTCCAAGGTGCACGTCTTTCCTTACAGCCAGCGGCGAGGGACTCCCGCAGCCGAAATGGAAGATCAGGTCGATAAGGAAGTGCAAGCGGAACGTGTCCAGCGGTTGTTGGCGTTGGAGGCGGACCTTCGCCAAGATTATTTCAAATCGCTGCATGGCCGGACGGTGCAGGCGATCGTGGAATCGACACGCGGGTTAACCGGAATTGGCCAAGTCGAAGACAACGAGTGGGTCATGCGAGGAACCAGTTGTCGTTTTGCACCCGTCGAATTCTTCGCCTCGCAGCCAGTCCAAAGAGGAACGCTGGTCAACCTAAAGGTTGTCGATGCAACTTCCGAAAAATTGGTCGGTCTGCCCGTGTAG
- a CDS encoding NAD(P)-binding domain-containing protein → MNHAPLPSSEKAPRVLIVGAGPIGLELAVDLQRNRIPFEIVDAGPIGQTMNWWAPETRWFSSNERISIAGVPLLTKDQSKATREDYLNYLRGIAIQFNLRVRTYEPVTKIRRSEQGFDVDTMPQQSLRSDHYDKIVLAIGGTDRPRRLNVPGEDLPHVDGYLREPHRYFGRRVLIVGGRNSAAEAALRLHHAGAQVSLSYRGPALPEEGIKYWLLPELKGLCSAGRITAHFGSEVVRITPQETELRSAQSNETFSVKADDVLTLIGYEQNKSLFQSAGVNLQESTQHPEFDLATMETNVPGIYVAGTAVAGTQNSRYKTFLENCHQHVDKIVAHLTGQTATAQDDQFQKQITAQPES, encoded by the coding sequence ATGAATCACGCTCCCCTACCCTCGTCCGAAAAAGCCCCTCGAGTCCTGATCGTTGGCGCGGGCCCGATCGGCCTAGAACTGGCTGTCGACCTGCAACGAAATCGCATTCCATTTGAAATCGTCGACGCGGGGCCGATCGGGCAAACCATGAACTGGTGGGCCCCGGAAACCCGCTGGTTCAGCAGCAACGAACGAATCTCGATCGCCGGGGTTCCGCTACTAACGAAAGACCAATCGAAGGCGACGCGTGAGGACTACCTGAACTACCTGCGAGGCATTGCGATTCAGTTCAACCTTCGTGTCCGCACCTACGAACCGGTCACCAAAATCCGCCGCAGCGAGCAAGGCTTCGACGTCGACACGATGCCGCAACAGTCGCTCCGCAGCGACCATTACGACAAAATTGTCCTTGCCATCGGCGGAACCGACCGACCGCGACGCCTGAACGTTCCCGGCGAAGACCTACCGCACGTCGACGGTTACCTGCGTGAACCTCACCGCTACTTCGGACGCCGCGTCTTGATCGTGGGCGGACGGAACAGCGCAGCCGAAGCCGCCCTCCGACTCCACCACGCAGGCGCCCAGGTCAGCCTTAGCTACCGCGGACCCGCATTACCCGAAGAGGGAATCAAATACTGGCTTTTGCCGGAACTGAAAGGACTCTGCAGTGCGGGCAGAATCACCGCCCACTTCGGCAGCGAAGTCGTTCGCATCACCCCGCAAGAAACGGAACTGCGGTCGGCCCAATCGAACGAAACGTTTTCGGTAAAAGCAGACGACGTCCTAACCTTGATCGGATACGAGCAAAACAAATCGCTCTTTCAATCGGCCGGCGTGAACTTGCAAGAGAGCACCCAGCACCCCGAATTCGACTTAGCGACAATGGAAACGAACGTCCCAGGAATCTACGTCGCCGGGACCGCCGTCGCGGGAACTCAAAACAGCCGATACAAAACGTTCTTGGAAAACTGCCACCAGCACGTCGACAAAATCGTCGCCCACCTCACAGGGCAAACCGCGACCGCCCAAGACGACCAATTCCAGAAACAGATCACCGCCCAGCCTGAAAGCTAG
- a CDS encoding protein arginine kinase, whose product MLQNEKLDELAARCGEWLKGTGPESDIVISSRIRLARNLGDFPFIRRCTPEDRQAIERTVSSRMEKLEGWEDVRYVNVAEVSELDRQFLVERQLISRELADAEGARAVAIDPSEQFSVMINEEDHLRLQVMHSGLDLTKAWDQINHLDDLLEGVINYAVHPKYGYLTACPTNVGTGLRVSVMMHLPALVITHQIDKVFRSLQKISVTVRGLYGEGSQFTGDFYQVSNQITLGKSEQELVEQVGEVVPVLIDYERRARQFLIDQSEQDLHDDVSRALGILCTAKKISSDETMHYLSKVRMGVNLGLIDSVPVKKINELFIHTQPGHLQKLHGRLLSSSDRNVQRASYLHDHLTQ is encoded by the coding sequence GTGCTTCAAAACGAGAAACTGGACGAACTGGCAGCCCGCTGCGGCGAATGGCTGAAAGGGACCGGTCCCGAATCCGATATCGTCATCAGTAGCCGAATTCGGTTGGCGCGAAATCTTGGCGATTTTCCGTTCATTCGACGCTGCACCCCGGAAGACCGGCAAGCGATCGAACGGACGGTCTCCAGCCGAATGGAAAAGCTAGAAGGCTGGGAAGACGTTCGCTACGTCAACGTTGCCGAAGTAAGTGAACTCGATCGCCAGTTCCTGGTTGAACGCCAACTGATCAGCCGAGAATTGGCCGATGCCGAAGGTGCTCGCGCGGTCGCTATCGATCCCAGCGAACAGTTCAGCGTGATGATCAACGAAGAAGATCATCTGCGTTTGCAAGTCATGCATAGCGGGCTGGACCTGACCAAGGCATGGGACCAGATCAATCATCTGGATGACCTTCTTGAAGGGGTCATCAATTACGCGGTCCACCCCAAGTATGGGTACTTGACGGCCTGTCCGACAAACGTCGGTACCGGGTTGCGAGTCAGCGTCATGATGCACCTGCCGGCGCTGGTGATCACCCATCAAATCGATAAAGTCTTCCGCAGCTTGCAGAAGATCAGTGTCACCGTTCGGGGTTTGTACGGAGAAGGGTCTCAGTTCACTGGCGATTTCTACCAGGTAAGCAACCAGATCACGCTCGGTAAGAGTGAGCAGGAACTGGTCGAACAAGTTGGCGAAGTGGTGCCCGTCTTGATCGATTATGAACGACGAGCTCGTCAGTTTTTGATCGACCAAAGCGAGCAGGATTTACATGACGATGTCAGTCGAGCCCTTGGGATCCTCTGCACCGCCAAAAAAATCAGCAGCGACGAAACGATGCACTATCTGTCGAAAGTCCGGATGGGCGTCAATTTGGGGCTGATCGATTCGGTCCCTGTCAAGAAAATCAACGAGCTGTTCATCCACACGCAGCCCGGCCATCTTCAGAAACTGCACGGCCGTCTGTTGAGTTCTTCCGATCGCAACGTCCAGCGAGCCAGCTACCTGCACGACCACCTAACGCAGTAG
- a CDS encoding UvrB/UvrC motif-containing protein, whose protein sequence is MKCQHCEKPATFHITELIEPDGPKVLHLCEEHARGFLSQEAPTPMASVASALAKQLKLGQTKEELAELDRKACPVCGITFYEFRNAGRLGCPYDYTHFQKDLEPLLSNIHDSLEHQGKRPKRAAPSADRQAQAIQLRREMDEAVEREDYERASEVRDLLRDLETGDADPSDSSSTEEG, encoded by the coding sequence ATGAAGTGCCAACACTGCGAAAAGCCTGCGACGTTTCATATCACCGAGCTGATCGAGCCAGATGGGCCTAAAGTGCTCCATTTGTGTGAGGAGCACGCGCGCGGATTTCTTTCGCAGGAAGCTCCGACGCCAATGGCATCGGTCGCCAGTGCGCTGGCGAAACAGCTGAAGCTTGGGCAGACCAAAGAAGAGCTTGCCGAGCTGGATCGAAAAGCTTGCCCGGTTTGTGGGATCACGTTCTACGAATTCCGCAATGCTGGACGCTTAGGGTGTCCCTACGATTACACCCACTTTCAGAAGGATCTGGAGCCCTTGCTAAGCAACATCCATGACTCATTAGAGCACCAAGGTAAACGCCCCAAGCGGGCCGCTCCTTCTGCCGATCGTCAGGCTCAAGCGATTCAGTTGCGGCGCGAAATGGATGAAGCTGTCGAACGTGAGGACTACGAACGGGCTTCGGAAGTTCGCGATCTGCTACGAGATCTGGAAACTGGGGATGCCGACCCTTCCGATTCTTCGTCTACCGAGGAAGGTTAA
- a CDS encoding peptidylprolyl isomerase, protein MARIAFPCSRPKRLPACIVAGTVFAWLACAGSANTAPPIVPAASDPATILCKVDDAPITHGDLTLLLKEQNQKDPSAAVRIASVQVLIQRELALRSLKELGGAALAQVIQQRTEEAERTAAKRGLSLDDQAAQLGCDGPSLHRKLAWQAAWASFLRSRLNDTNLRRYFARHHSRYDGTKLRLSQIFLTPDPSTTSPNTPAEKLERLAKDLRALQPSAEPFATAAKEHSQSPSRDRGGEIGWIEAYGDVPPAVSEAVWSAEPGSIIGPVESPLGFHLLYVHERQAGEKTIDEIADQTLLRSDAASDLFQALVQRQPKPEIEWVDTTLQPPEL, encoded by the coding sequence ATGGCACGAATCGCATTTCCTTGCAGTCGCCCCAAACGATTGCCCGCCTGCATCGTCGCGGGAACCGTGTTCGCATGGCTGGCCTGCGCCGGATCAGCCAACACGGCACCCCCTATCGTTCCAGCGGCAAGCGATCCGGCGACGATCTTGTGCAAGGTCGATGATGCCCCGATCACTCATGGCGACCTCACGCTCCTACTGAAAGAGCAGAATCAAAAGGATCCTTCAGCCGCCGTCCGCATCGCCTCGGTGCAAGTTCTGATTCAAAGAGAACTGGCCCTTCGCAGCTTGAAAGAATTAGGGGGCGCAGCGCTCGCCCAGGTGATTCAGCAACGGACCGAAGAAGCCGAACGCACCGCCGCGAAACGAGGCCTATCCCTGGACGACCAAGCGGCTCAATTAGGATGCGACGGCCCTTCACTTCACCGCAAGTTAGCATGGCAGGCAGCCTGGGCATCGTTCCTACGAAGCCGCCTCAACGACACCAACCTACGGCGTTACTTTGCACGTCACCACTCGCGGTACGACGGGACCAAACTCAGACTTTCGCAGATATTCCTGACCCCCGATCCATCCACGACATCGCCCAACACTCCGGCAGAAAAACTAGAGCGACTTGCCAAAGACTTGCGTGCCCTACAGCCCTCCGCCGAACCATTTGCAACGGCCGCAAAAGAACATTCGCAGTCTCCATCGCGTGACCGCGGAGGCGAAATCGGCTGGATCGAAGCTTACGGAGACGTCCCACCGGCGGTTTCCGAAGCAGTCTGGTCCGCCGAACCGGGATCGATCATCGGCCCCGTCGAATCACCGCTGGGATTCCATTTACTGTACGTTCACGAACGGCAAGCGGGTGAGAAAACGATCGATGAAATAGCCGACCAAACGCTTCTCCGCAGCGACGCAGCAAGCGATCTCTTCCAAGCGCTGGTCCAGCGTCAACCGAAGCCAGAGATCGAATGGGTCGACACAACCCTGCAGCCACCAGAGCTTTAG
- the cobA gene encoding uroporphyrinogen-III C-methyltransferase: protein MKCAQVYLIGSGPGDPGLLTLRGAACLAASDVVLYDGLSNVAMLSHAPNAQHICVGKHGQSRIWKQEEIIAEMLQHVSHGKTVARLKGGDPAVFARTAEEVDALKAAEIPFEIVPGITAALAAGSYAGIPVTHRKWASAVALVTGHEEPDKPESALDWDALAKFPGTLVIYMGVTTAETWTRALLDAGKPADTPAAILRRVSLPDQQSIHCRLDEVTDHLTPASKFRPPAIVILGAVTKLAETMSWFEHRPLFGTRILVTRPENQSEELAAGLRELGAEVTSQPAITISAPESWDEVDRCLNQITAGDTLVFASRNGVRFLAKRWTENGLDARHFAGVRIAAVGTRTAEALQEHGLRADIVPDDFTAEGLASTLSPDAQDRRFWLIRASRGRNVLAETLQNAGGNVDQIVTYRNEDTAVADPHIADQLQQGSFDWVTVTSSAIARSLHNLYGDALFQTKLASISPITTQTLSEIDSLNASPVAAEATTFTMAGLIEAILKHKQES, encoded by the coding sequence TTGAAATGTGCCCAGGTTTACTTGATCGGTTCCGGCCCCGGTGACCCCGGCCTGCTGACGCTCCGCGGAGCCGCCTGTTTGGCCGCTTCGGACGTCGTGCTTTATGACGGGCTAAGCAACGTTGCGATGCTTTCCCACGCCCCCAATGCGCAGCATATCTGCGTTGGCAAGCACGGCCAGAGCCGGATCTGGAAACAGGAAGAAATCATTGCCGAAATGCTGCAGCACGTCTCCCACGGAAAGACCGTTGCCCGCCTAAAAGGAGGCGACCCCGCCGTCTTCGCCCGCACCGCCGAAGAGGTAGACGCTCTTAAAGCTGCTGAAATCCCTTTCGAAATCGTTCCCGGGATCACCGCCGCCCTCGCCGCAGGCAGCTACGCCGGAATTCCCGTCACCCACCGCAAATGGGCCTCCGCGGTCGCTCTGGTCACCGGCCACGAAGAACCTGACAAACCGGAATCGGCACTCGACTGGGATGCTTTGGCAAAATTTCCCGGCACCTTAGTGATCTACATGGGGGTTACGACGGCCGAGACCTGGACCCGGGCCCTCCTGGACGCGGGCAAGCCAGCCGACACGCCGGCCGCGATCCTGCGACGTGTCAGCCTGCCCGACCAACAAAGCATCCACTGCCGCCTAGACGAAGTTACCGACCACCTCACGCCCGCCTCGAAATTCCGACCTCCCGCAATTGTGATCCTAGGAGCGGTAACCAAACTGGCAGAAACGATGAGCTGGTTCGAGCACCGCCCACTGTTTGGCACGCGGATCCTCGTCACAAGACCGGAAAACCAATCCGAAGAACTGGCCGCCGGACTCCGCGAACTTGGAGCCGAGGTCACCTCGCAACCGGCGATCACGATATCAGCTCCCGAATCATGGGACGAAGTCGATCGCTGCCTGAATCAGATCACTGCTGGCGACACGCTGGTTTTCGCCAGCCGCAATGGCGTCCGCTTCCTCGCCAAACGCTGGACCGAAAACGGGCTCGATGCGAGACACTTCGCGGGCGTTCGGATCGCCGCGGTCGGAACCCGGACCGCCGAAGCCCTCCAAGAGCACGGGCTCCGGGCGGACATTGTCCCCGATGACTTTACGGCCGAAGGCTTGGCATCCACATTGTCGCCCGATGCCCAGGACCGCCGATTCTGGCTGATCCGAGCCAGCCGCGGACGAAACGTTTTGGCGGAAACGCTCCAAAACGCAGGCGGGAACGTTGACCAAATCGTTACCTACCGCAATGAAGACACCGCCGTCGCCGACCCGCACATCGCCGACCAACTTCAGCAAGGATCCTTCGACTGGGTCACGGTAACCAGCAGCGCGATCGCTCGCTCGCTGCACAACCTATACGGCGACGCGCTATTCCAAACCAAGCTTGCCAGCATCAGCCCGATCACCACTCAAACGCTCTCTGAAATCGACTCACTGAACGCATCCCCTGTCGCGGCCGAAGCAACCACATTCACCATGGCAGGCCTGATCGAAGCCATCCTGAAACACAAACAGGAATCATGA
- the rpsT gene encoding 30S ribosomal protein S20 — MPNSLSAKKRLRQNEKLRQANRAIRTGLRSQIRKVREAVAGGQLETADAEGRVASRKIDKACARGVLHKNTAARTKSRIQHLIKKAKAEAAA, encoded by the coding sequence ATGCCTAATTCACTCAGTGCGAAAAAGCGGCTTCGCCAGAACGAGAAACTACGTCAAGCCAACCGAGCCATCCGTACCGGTCTGCGTTCGCAGATTCGCAAGGTTCGCGAAGCTGTCGCTGGTGGACAACTGGAAACCGCCGATGCAGAAGGCCGCGTTGCGAGCCGAAAAATCGACAAAGCATGTGCTCGTGGAGTTCTTCACAAGAACACCGCAGCTCGTACCAAAAGCCGTATTCAGCACCTGATCAAAAAAGCCAAAGCCGAAGCCGCTGCGTAA